In Mangrovivirga cuniculi, the following proteins share a genomic window:
- the pruA gene encoding L-glutamate gamma-semialdehyde dehydrogenase → MPKGIYDIPYPTNEPVKSYAPGSPERAELKAALKEMKSQEIDVPMYIGGEEVRTGNKIPMNPPYEHSHVLGHFHEGDSSHVERAIEASLNAREQWASLSWEQRASIFLKAADLLAGPYRAKINAATMLGQSKSAFQAEIDAACEFIDFLRFNVYFMQQIYADQPDSMPGVWNRMEYRPLEGFIFAITPFNFTAIAGNLPSAPAMMGNVAIWKPAYTQVYSANVIMEVFKEAGLPDGVINLIMVDGPEAGDVIFNHHDFAGLHFTGSTGVFRQLWKTIGQNIDKYKTYPRIVGETGGKDFIVAHPSANAKEVSTAIVRGGFEFQGQKCSAASRVYLPKSMWNEVKGYIEEDFKDIQMGSPEDFENFFNAVIDKRAFDKISKYIDDAKASDLVEVVVGGEYDDSKGYFIQPTVLLTQDPMYTTMVEEIFGPVVTVYLYNDENFEDTLTLVDETSPYALTGAIFSKDRYAADLATKKLVNAAGNFYINDKPTGAVVGQQPFGGARASGTNDKAGSMLNLLRWISPRTIKETQVPPTNYRYPFMDKE, encoded by the coding sequence ATGCCAAAAGGAATATACGACATACCCTACCCAACTAACGAACCGGTAAAAAGCTATGCACCGGGATCTCCTGAACGTGCTGAATTAAAAGCAGCGTTAAAGGAAATGAAATCTCAGGAAATTGATGTGCCAATGTATATTGGCGGAGAAGAAGTGAGGACTGGAAACAAAATCCCTATGAATCCTCCTTATGAGCATTCTCATGTCCTTGGACATTTTCATGAAGGCGATTCTTCCCACGTGGAGCGAGCAATAGAAGCTTCTTTAAATGCCAGAGAGCAATGGGCAAGTCTGTCATGGGAACAAAGAGCATCAATTTTTCTGAAAGCGGCAGATCTTCTAGCTGGTCCATACAGGGCTAAGATCAATGCGGCGACTATGCTGGGACAATCTAAAAGTGCATTCCAGGCAGAGATTGACGCAGCATGTGAATTTATTGATTTCTTAAGGTTCAATGTTTATTTTATGCAGCAGATCTATGCTGATCAGCCTGACTCAATGCCAGGTGTTTGGAATAGAATGGAATACAGGCCTCTTGAGGGGTTTATTTTCGCAATTACACCTTTTAACTTTACAGCTATTGCGGGTAACCTTCCTTCTGCACCTGCTATGATGGGTAATGTGGCTATCTGGAAACCTGCTTATACTCAGGTTTATTCTGCTAACGTTATCATGGAAGTATTCAAAGAAGCAGGATTACCTGATGGTGTAATCAATTTGATCATGGTAGATGGTCCTGAAGCAGGAGATGTGATTTTCAACCACCACGATTTTGCAGGTCTTCACTTTACAGGCTCAACAGGCGTATTCAGACAGCTTTGGAAAACTATCGGTCAGAATATCGATAAATATAAAACGTATCCTCGAATTGTTGGAGAAACAGGTGGTAAGGATTTCATCGTTGCCCATCCTTCAGCAAACGCAAAAGAAGTATCCACTGCTATAGTAAGAGGAGGATTTGAATTCCAGGGTCAGAAATGTTCTGCAGCCAGCCGTGTGTATCTTCCAAAGAGCATGTGGAATGAGGTGAAAGGATATATCGAAGAAGACTTCAAGGATATTCAAATGGGTAGCCCTGAAGACTTTGAGAATTTCTTTAATGCAGTGATCGATAAAAGAGCATTCGATAAGATCAGTAAATACATTGACGATGCAAAAGCTTCAGATCTTGTAGAGGTAGTAGTTGGCGGTGAATACGATGATTCTAAAGGATACTTTATTCAGCCAACTGTATTATTAACTCAGGATCCGATGTACACTACAATGGTCGAAGAAATATTCGGGCCTGTCGTAACAGTTTATCTTTATAATGATGAAAACTTTGAAGATACGCTGACATTGGTCGATGAGACTTCTCCTTATGCATTAACAGGAGCAATTTTCTCTAAAGACAGGTATGCAGCTGACCTTGCGACTAAAAAGCTTGTTAACGCTGCAGGTAACTTCTATATCAATGATAAGCCTACAGGAGCAGTAGTTGGGCAGCAACCATTTGGTGGTGCCAGAGCTTCAGGTACAAATGATAAAGCAGGATCAATGCTTAACTTATTGAGATGGATAAGTCCGAGAACAATCAAGGAAACCCAGGTTCCGCCTACAAATTATAGATATCCATTTATGGATAAAGAATAA